The sequence below is a genomic window from Bdellovibrionota bacterium.
GGAACGGGGTCCCTCCCATTCAGATTCAAAAGATCTGCGGCTGGAAGGATCTCAAGACCATGCAGCGGTACGTAAGGCTGGCGGCGATTGAAACGAAGGGCGCGACGGAGGGGCTCAAAGTTCTTCCCGCGCAAGAGGTGGCGGCGAAAGTCGTGCATCTTTTCGGCCGAAACGTGCAGACCGAAGCCAAGGCGTGAACTTTGGCTTCAAATTGGCTTCCGGGTATCCTAACAACTTGAAATCTTTTGAGGGCGGCCGTCGCCTCCACGGCTTGTTCTTTTTCCGTTTCACAGCGTTGTTCCTCGCTCGCGATCCTCACGTAGGTTTACTACGCTCCGGTCGCTCGCATCGTCGCGCCTTGTGAAACGAAAAAATTCCTGCGCCGTACCCGCCAGCTAGCCTATTGCCCTCAACTTGATAAGGCGACGGTCGGTGAGAACCGGCTTGCGCGAGACCAGCGAAGCCGAGACACAAACTTTGCAGCTTTACGTTCGAAGAAACCGAACCTTTCAGCCTCATTCGGCGCGCTGGGCCTCGTGGGAAGTATGTGTATAATTCGGTTTTTCGCATGCTGAAATTGATTCTTAAGCGGCCCGACGGCAAAGAAGAGACGTTCACCGTAACCGAAAAAAACTCCTATATCGGCCGGGTGCCCGTGGTGAATGAAATTCAAATCGATCACCCCTCGTTGTCCCGACAACACGCGCGCATAAAACAGATGAAGAAAGGGTACGCCATCTACGATCTCCGCAGTACGAACGGTGTGCTTGTCAACGGTCGGAAAATCAAGGAGGGTGAATTGAATGACGGAGACGAACTCCGCCTTGGGGATCTAGTATTTAGAGTTAAATTGCGGGACCAACCCGAACGTCCACGAAAGAGTGCGCGTAATCCGTTGAAAGACTTAGATCGAATTGAGGAAAAAATGGCGATAGAAACGCTGACCGAGCGAAGTGGGCCGAAGAGGGGAAAGTAAGCTTTATTAAGTCTACTTTGCGAGCCGTCGGACGGCCGGCTTGACAGACATAAGGCCTTCATATAGCAAGACCCCTTTCGTTTCAGGTGGTTACGCCGATCCAGCGGGAGTAGCTCAGTGGTAGAGCATCACGTTGCCAACGTGAGGGTCGAGGGTTCAAGCCCCTTCTCCCGCTCCATGTCTTCGAATTCCACGGGATTCGATTCGCCTTCCGGTCGCTCGTGTTATACTACCCACAAGAAGTGAGGCAGACCCACCGGCAGCACCCTCCTCCTTCATATACGTTCATGCGGAAATTCAAGCTTCTTTCGATATTTTCGGCGCTTCTGTTCGCATCGATTCTCGTTTCTCAGCTGGATGTGTTTTCGGGCGGGCGAATGGAGGTCATCCCGAGCAGCTTCTCCTTTTCGCCCGACTGGCTTCGAGGGCGAGACCGGCTCGCGCGCCTCGACACGCTGAAACGAGTTCTTCACCATATAAAAGAGAGCTACGTCGATCCGTCGCGGGTCAGTCCCGAGGAAATGTTCAAGAAATCCCTCGAGAGAATCTCGCAACTCGTGCCCGAAGTTCGAATCCTCAACCCGGGGCCACACAAGGCGGTTCTTCTCGTAAACAACAATCGCATGGAGTTCGATACCCAAGTCGCGACGCTCTACGCCCTTCATTCGACGATCTCGGACGCATTGATGTTCGTGCGAGAACACAAAGAAAGCGACATCACCGAGAGTGACCTCGAAATCAGCGCCATTACGGGCGCGCTTTCCACGCTCGATCCGCATTCCGTGTATTTGGGAAAAGAACTTTACGATGAAACCA
It includes:
- a CDS encoding FHA domain-containing protein, translated to MLKLILKRPDGKEETFTVTEKNSYIGRVPVVNEIQIDHPSLSRQHARIKQMKKGYAIYDLRSTNGVLVNGRKIKEGELNDGDELRLGDLVFRVKLRDQPERPRKSARNPLKDLDRIEEKMAIETLTERSGPKRGK